A region of Streptomyces paludis DNA encodes the following proteins:
- a CDS encoding response regulator, producing MVQKAKILLVDDRPENLLALEAILSALDQTLVRASSGEEALKALLTDDFAVILLDVQMPGMDGFETAAHIKRRERTRDIPIIFLTAINHGPHHTFRGYAAGAVDYISKPFDPWVLRAKVSVFVELYMKNCTLKEQAELLRLQLAGAGEAREPAGLLAELSARLAAVEEQAEALSKQLDDDAADASAVATAAHLERKLTGLRRALDALEPGTGGGTPPLPS from the coding sequence ATGGTGCAGAAGGCCAAGATCCTCCTGGTGGATGACCGGCCGGAGAATCTGCTGGCGCTGGAGGCCATTCTCTCCGCGCTCGATCAGACGCTGGTGCGGGCATCGTCAGGGGAGGAAGCGCTCAAAGCGCTGCTGACGGACGACTTCGCGGTCATTCTGCTGGATGTCCAGATGCCGGGGATGGACGGGTTCGAGACCGCCGCGCACATCAAGCGGCGGGAGCGCACCCGCGACATCCCGATTATTTTTCTCACGGCCATCAACCATGGCCCCCACCACACGTTCCGGGGGTACGCGGCGGGCGCGGTGGACTACATCTCCAAGCCGTTCGATCCCTGGGTGCTGCGCGCCAAGGTGTCGGTCTTCGTCGAGCTGTACATGAAGAACTGCACGCTGAAGGAGCAGGCCGAGCTGCTCAGACTTCAGCTGGCGGGGGCGGGCGAGGCGCGGGAGCCGGCCGGTCTGCTGGCCGAACTGTCCGCGCGGCTGGCGGCGGTTGAGGAGCAGGCGGAAGCGCTGTCGAAGCAGTTGGACGACGACGCGGCCGATGCCTCGGCCGTGGCGACCGCCGCCCATCTGGAGCGCAAACTGACCGGACTGCGCAGGGCGCTGGACGCGCTGGAGCCCGGGACGGGTGGCGGGACACCCCCGCTTCCCTCGTAG
- a CDS encoding DNA translocase FtsK, with protein sequence MASRTSGNGSQGTEGTAKPRAGRTTGGAKAAPAKKTAAKKPAPAKKAPARKPPAKKAAARPAPKPAPSPTGGVYRVVRAVWLGAAHGVGAMFRGIGRGAKGLDPAHRKDGVALLLLGLALVVAAGTWSNLQGPVGDLVEMLITGAFGRLDLLVPILLGAVAVRLILYPQRPDANGRVVIGLSALVVGVLGLVHIACGSPGRGEGAEAMQDAGGLIGWAAAMPLILATGEVLAVPLLLLVTVFGLLVVTATPVNAIPRRLRQLGVRLGIVESPYGRGHFHDDRYDDPADQYDDRYGNDDERYDQQWREALPSAGRRPSARRAAPPEEYDADRAEAAALAKRRRPRRPSVQPSMERSMDAVDVAAAAAAALDGAVLNGMPPSPIVADLTQGLSTDRTRKPGHGTGERRSDRLQEADESAVERSAPVPTAREAPARPAGVRPGVYAPVADLTKPTPTVDKPLPARAEQLQLSGDITYSLPSLDLLERGGPGKTRSAANDAVVASLSNVFQEFKVDAAVTGFTRGPTVTRYEVELGPAVKVERITALTKNIAYAVASPDVRIISPIPGKSAVGIEIPNTDREMVNLGDVLRLADAAEDDHPMLVALGKDVEGGYEMANLAKMPHLLVAGATGSGKSSCINCLITSVMIRATPDDVRMVLVDPKRVELTAYEGIPHLITPIITNPKRAAEALQWVVREMDLRYDDLAAYGFRHIDDFNKAVRAGKVKVPEGSGRELSAYPYLLVIVDELADLMMVAPRDVEDSIVRITQLARAAGIHLVLATQRPSVDVVTGLIKANVPSRLAFATSSLADSRVILDQPGAEKLIGKGDGLFLPMGANKPTRMQGAFVTEEEISAVVQHCKDQMAPVFRDDVVVGTAKKKEIDEDIGDDLDLLCQAVELVVSTQFGSTSMLQRKLRVGFAKAGRLMDLMESRNIVGPSEGSKARDVLVKADELDGVLAIIRGEPPV encoded by the coding sequence ATGGCCTCACGTACGTCCGGCAATGGTTCCCAGGGCACGGAGGGCACCGCGAAGCCGCGGGCCGGCCGTACGACCGGCGGCGCCAAGGCGGCGCCCGCCAAGAAGACGGCGGCGAAGAAGCCGGCCCCCGCGAAGAAGGCCCCGGCCAGAAAGCCCCCCGCGAAGAAGGCCGCCGCCCGGCCGGCCCCCAAGCCCGCGCCGTCCCCCACAGGGGGCGTGTACCGGGTGGTACGCGCCGTATGGCTCGGCGCGGCGCACGGTGTGGGCGCGATGTTCCGCGGCATAGGGCGTGGCGCGAAGGGGCTCGACCCGGCACACCGCAAGGACGGGGTGGCTCTGCTGCTGCTCGGCCTCGCGCTCGTCGTCGCCGCCGGGACCTGGTCGAATCTTCAGGGCCCGGTCGGCGATCTGGTCGAGATGCTCATCACCGGAGCCTTCGGCCGGCTCGATCTGCTCGTGCCGATACTGCTGGGCGCCGTCGCCGTGCGGCTGATCCTCTACCCGCAGCGGCCCGACGCCAACGGCCGGGTCGTCATCGGTCTCTCGGCGCTGGTCGTCGGAGTGCTCGGGCTGGTGCACATCGCGTGCGGCTCCCCGGGGCGCGGCGAGGGCGCCGAGGCGATGCAGGACGCGGGCGGGCTGATTGGCTGGGCCGCCGCCATGCCACTGATTCTCGCCACGGGCGAGGTGCTTGCCGTACCGCTGCTTCTGCTGGTGACCGTGTTCGGGCTGCTCGTCGTCACGGCGACCCCCGTCAACGCCATTCCGCGGCGGCTGCGGCAGCTCGGAGTCAGGCTGGGCATCGTCGAATCCCCCTATGGACGGGGGCATTTCCACGATGACCGGTACGACGATCCGGCCGATCAGTACGACGATCGGTACGGCAATGATGACGAGCGCTACGACCAGCAGTGGCGCGAGGCGCTGCCCAGTGCCGGGCGCCGTCCATCAGCGCGCCGGGCCGCGCCCCCGGAGGAGTACGACGCCGACCGGGCCGAGGCCGCGGCGCTCGCCAAGCGGCGCCGGCCGCGCCGTCCGTCCGTACAGCCGTCGATGGAGCGGTCCATGGACGCCGTGGATGTGGCGGCGGCCGCCGCGGCGGCCCTCGACGGCGCCGTGCTCAACGGGATGCCGCCCTCGCCGATCGTCGCGGACCTCACCCAGGGCCTCTCCACGGACCGTACGCGCAAGCCCGGGCACGGGACGGGGGAGCGGCGGTCCGACCGGCTCCAGGAGGCGGACGAGAGCGCCGTGGAGCGCTCCGCGCCCGTCCCCACGGCGCGCGAGGCGCCCGCGCGGCCCGCGGGCGTACGCCCCGGGGTGTACGCCCCGGTCGCGGACCTGACGAAGCCCACGCCCACGGTGGACAAGCCGCTGCCGGCGCGGGCCGAACAGCTCCAGCTCAGCGGGGACATCACCTACTCGCTCCCGTCGCTGGACCTGCTGGAGCGCGGCGGCCCCGGCAAGACACGCAGCGCCGCCAACGACGCGGTGGTCGCCTCGCTCAGCAATGTCTTCCAGGAGTTCAAGGTCGACGCCGCCGTCACCGGCTTCACCCGGGGACCGACGGTGACGCGGTACGAGGTGGAGCTGGGGCCGGCCGTGAAGGTCGAGCGGATCACCGCCCTCACCAAGAACATCGCGTACGCCGTCGCCAGCCCCGACGTACGGATCATCTCCCCGATCCCCGGCAAGTCGGCGGTCGGCATCGAGATCCCCAACACCGACCGCGAGATGGTCAATCTCGGCGATGTGCTGCGGCTCGCGGACGCCGCCGAGGACGACCATCCGATGCTGGTCGCGCTCGGCAAGGACGTCGAGGGCGGCTACGAGATGGCCAATCTGGCGAAGATGCCGCATCTGCTCGTCGCGGGGGCGACCGGCTCGGGAAAGTCGTCGTGCATCAACTGCCTGATCACCTCGGTGATGATCCGGGCGACCCCGGACGACGTCCGGATGGTCCTCGTGGACCCCAAGCGGGTCGAGCTGACCGCGTACGAGGGCATCCCGCATCTGATCACCCCGATCATCACCAACCCCAAGCGGGCCGCCGAGGCGCTCCAGTGGGTGGTGCGCGAGATGGATCTGCGCTACGACGACCTGGCCGCGTACGGCTTCCGGCACATCGACGACTTCAACAAGGCGGTACGGGCCGGCAAGGTCAAGGTGCCGGAGGGCAGCGGGCGCGAGCTGTCGGCGTATCCGTATCTGCTGGTCATCGTGGACGAGCTGGCGGACCTGATGATGGTCGCGCCGCGTGACGTCGAGGACTCCATCGTCCGGATCACCCAGTTGGCCCGCGCCGCCGGTATCCATCTGGTGCTCGCCACCCAGCGCCCCTCGGTCGATGTCGTCACCGGTCTGATCAAGGCGAACGTGCCCTCGCGGCTGGCGTTCGCGACCTCCTCGCTGGCGGACAGCCGGGTCATCCTCGACCAGCCGGGCGCGGAGAAGCTGATCGGCAAGGGGGACGGGCTCTTCCTGCCGATGGGGGCGAACAAGCCGACCCGTATGCAGGGCGCGTTCGTCACGGAGGAGGAGATCTCGGCCGTCGTCCAGCACTGCAAGGATCAGATGGCGCCCGTCTTCCGGGACGACGTGGTGGTCGGCACGGCGAAGAAGAAGGAGATCGACGAGGACATCGGCGACGATCTCGATCTGCTCTGCCAGGCCGTCGAACTGGTGGTGTCCACCCAGTTCGGTTCGACCTCCATGCTCCAGCGGAAGCTGCGGGTCGGGTTCGCGAAGGCGGGCCGGCTGATGGACCTGATGGAGTCGCGGAACATCGTCGGCCCGAGCGAGGGCTCCAAGGCGCGTGACGTCCTGGTGAAGGCGGACGAGCTGGACGGGGTGCTCGCCATCATCCGCGGTGAGCCGCCGGTCTAG
- a CDS encoding HAMP domain-containing protein: protein MESGTAARGTSTRAKGGRSRSNGTVEVDPAELNRLLTALVSMRDGNFRKRLTVSGDDVMAEIAAVFNEVADRNLHLTGELARVRRVVGREGKLTERLETGTCEGSWAAAIDASNALVDDLARPVSEVGRVLAAVAEGDLEQRMELRSQSSDGPERPLRGEFLKVARTVNNLVDQLSAFTDEVTRVALEVGTEGKLGGQAKVRGMSGSWKDLTDSVNTMAYRLTAQVRDIALVTTAVAKGDLSRKVTVHVAGEMLQLKNTVNTMVDQLSSFSSEVTRVAREVGTEGELGGQATVPGVAGVWKDLTDSVNTMAGNLTSQVRGIAEVTTAVASGDLSQKVTVSARGEMAQLAETINQMTETLRTFADEVTRVASEVGAEGLLGGQAQVPGAAGTWKDLTDSVNTAFRNLTGQVRDIAQVTTAVANGDLSQKVTVDVAGEMLELKNTVNTMVDQLQSFGSEVTRVAREVGVEGRLGGQAEVPGAAGTWKDLTDSVNTAFRNLTGQVRDIAQVTTAVANGDLSQKVTVDVAGEMLELKNTVNTMVSQLSSFADQVTVMARDVGTEGRLGGQARVDGVSGTWKELTDSVNFMAGNLTSQVRQIAQVTTAVARGDLSQKIDVDARGEILELKNTINTMVDQLSAFAEQVTRVAREVGTDGRLGGQAQVPGVAGVWRDLTDSVNGMAGNLTAQVRSIAGVATAVARGDLSQKIDVDARGELLELKSTLNTMVDQLSDFAEQVTRVAREVGTEGILGGQAEVQGVSGTWKDLTQSVNFMANNLTSQVRNIAEVTTAVAMGDLSKKITVDARGEFLDLVTTVNTMVDQLSNFADEVTRVAREVGTEGILGGQARVRGVTGIWKDLSDNVNTMANNLTSQVRNISRVSSAVAHGDLTKKVTVEARGEIAELADTVNTMVTTLSSFADEVTRVAREVGTEGELGGQARVPGVSGTWKDLTESVNSMASNLTGQVRQIATVTTAIAKGDLTKKIDIDARGEILELKNTINTMVDQLSSFADQVTRVAREVGTDGQLGGQARVRDVDGTWRDLTESVNEMAGNLTRQVRAIAAVATAVTRGDLNLKIDVDAAGEIQVLQDNINTMIANLRDTTLANEEQDWLKGNLARISGLMQGRRDLEDVASLIMSELTPVVSAQHGAFFLAMQTGTVPQVGTDVGRDGSYELCMRGSYGYSAGSMPTSFRPGETLIGTAAEEKRTIQVNVPPGYLKISSGLGEASPAHVIVLPVLFEGKVLGVIELASFQPFTQIQRDFLNQIAEMIATSVNTISVNSKTEVLLKQSQELTEQLRERSAELENRQKALQESNAELEEKAELLARQNRDIEVKNTEIEEARQVLEERAEQLAVSMRYKSEFLANMSHELRTPLNSLLILAKLLADNAESNLSPKQVEFAETIHGAGSDLLQLINDILDLSKVEAGKMDVSPTRIALVQLVDYVEATFRPLTAEKGLDFSVRVSPELPATLHTDEQRLLQVLRNLLSNAVKFTDGGAVELVIRPAAADVPDAIREQLLEAGSLRDADGDLIAFSVTDTGIGIAASKMRVIFEAFKQADGTTSRKYGGTGLGLSISREIARLLGGEIHAASEPGRGSTFTLYLPLHPSELPPQGYRQLTPPGMRAQVRPVDESAAEPAGQTRGEVSAPAELPGPAALFRRRRKAPGAGLGERGPMAPGQGSQTAEEASGGGVYAAGAGGEQPWTAGAAATGRQEAYGEPRQETYRESRTFSFNGEKVLIVDDDIRNVFALTSVLEQHGLSVLYAENGREGIEVLEQNDHVTVVLMDIMMPEMDGYATTTAIRRMPQFAGLPIIALTAKAMKGDREKALDAGASDYVTKPVDPDHLLSVMEGWMRGE, encoded by the coding sequence GTGGAGTCTGGCACGGCGGCGCGTGGCACGAGTACGCGCGCGAAAGGCGGACGGTCCCGGAGCAACGGGACCGTCGAGGTGGACCCGGCGGAGCTGAACAGACTGCTGACGGCTCTGGTGTCGATGCGGGACGGAAACTTCCGGAAGCGCCTGACCGTCTCCGGCGACGATGTGATGGCGGAGATCGCCGCTGTCTTCAACGAGGTCGCGGACCGCAATCTGCATCTGACCGGGGAGCTTGCCCGGGTACGCCGGGTGGTCGGGCGCGAGGGGAAGCTGACCGAGCGGCTGGAGACCGGCACCTGCGAGGGCTCGTGGGCCGCCGCCATCGACGCGTCGAACGCGCTGGTGGACGATCTGGCGCGGCCGGTCTCCGAGGTGGGCCGGGTGCTCGCGGCCGTCGCCGAGGGCGATCTGGAACAGCGTATGGAGCTGCGGTCGCAGTCGTCGGACGGGCCGGAACGGCCGTTGCGCGGCGAGTTCCTGAAGGTGGCCCGTACGGTCAACAACCTGGTCGACCAGCTGTCCGCGTTCACCGACGAGGTGACCCGGGTGGCGCTGGAGGTCGGTACCGAGGGCAAGCTCGGAGGCCAGGCCAAGGTGCGCGGTATGTCCGGATCGTGGAAGGACCTCACGGACTCGGTCAACACGATGGCGTACCGGCTCACCGCTCAGGTGCGTGATATCGCTCTCGTCACGACGGCGGTCGCCAAGGGCGATCTGTCGCGCAAGGTCACGGTCCATGTGGCCGGCGAGATGCTTCAGCTGAAGAACACCGTCAACACCATGGTCGATCAGCTGTCGTCCTTCTCCTCCGAGGTCACGCGCGTGGCCAGGGAAGTGGGCACCGAGGGCGAGCTGGGCGGTCAGGCGACCGTGCCGGGCGTCGCCGGGGTGTGGAAGGACCTCACCGATTCGGTGAACACGATGGCCGGGAACCTGACCAGTCAGGTGCGCGGTATCGCGGAGGTGACGACGGCGGTCGCCAGTGGCGATCTCTCGCAGAAGGTCACGGTCAGCGCGCGTGGCGAGATGGCGCAGCTCGCCGAGACGATCAACCAGATGACCGAGACGCTCCGTACGTTCGCGGACGAGGTCACCCGGGTCGCGAGCGAGGTGGGCGCGGAGGGGCTGCTCGGCGGTCAGGCACAGGTGCCGGGGGCCGCGGGGACGTGGAAGGACCTGACGGACTCGGTCAATACGGCGTTCCGGAATCTGACGGGTCAGGTGCGGGACATCGCGCAGGTGACGACGGCGGTCGCGAACGGCGATCTGTCGCAGAAGGTCACGGTCGATGTCGCGGGCGAGATGCTGGAGTTGAAGAACACCGTCAACACGATGGTGGATCAGCTTCAGTCGTTCGGTTCCGAGGTCACCCGGGTGGCCCGGGAGGTCGGTGTCGAGGGCCGGCTCGGCGGTCAGGCGGAGGTGCCGGGGGCGGCCGGGACGTGGAAGGACCTGACGGACTCGGTCAATACGGCGTTCCGGAATCTGACGGGTCAGGTGCGGGACATCGCGCAGGTGACGACGGCGGTCGCCAATGGCGATCTGTCGCAGAAGGTCACCGTGGATGTCGCGGGCGAGATGCTGGAGTTGAAGAACACCGTCAACACGATGGTGTCGCAGCTGTCCTCGTTCGCCGACCAGGTGACGGTCATGGCGCGGGACGTGGGTACGGAGGGACGGCTCGGCGGCCAGGCGCGGGTGGACGGCGTCAGCGGTACGTGGAAGGAGCTGACCGACTCCGTCAACTTCATGGCGGGCAATCTGACCTCGCAGGTGCGTCAGATCGCGCAGGTGACCACGGCGGTGGCGCGGGGTGACCTGTCGCAGAAGATCGACGTGGACGCGCGCGGCGAGATCCTTGAGCTGAAGAACACGATCAACACCATGGTCGACCAGCTCTCGGCCTTCGCCGAGCAGGTGACCAGGGTCGCGCGCGAGGTCGGTACGGACGGGCGCCTCGGCGGTCAGGCTCAGGTGCCCGGGGTGGCCGGCGTCTGGCGGGATCTGACCGACTCGGTGAACGGCATGGCGGGGAACCTCACCGCCCAGGTCCGCAGTATCGCGGGGGTCGCCACGGCGGTGGCCCGGGGCGATCTGTCGCAGAAGATCGATGTGGACGCGCGCGGTGAGCTGCTGGAGCTGAAGAGCACCCTCAACACGATGGTGGACCAGCTGTCCGACTTCGCCGAGCAGGTGACGCGGGTGGCCCGCGAGGTGGGCACCGAGGGCATTCTCGGCGGCCAGGCCGAGGTGCAGGGTGTCTCGGGCACCTGGAAGGACCTCACACAGTCCGTCAACTTCATGGCGAACAACCTGACTTCCCAGGTCCGCAATATCGCCGAGGTGACCACGGCGGTTGCCATGGGGGACCTGTCCAAGAAGATCACCGTCGACGCGCGGGGCGAGTTCCTCGATCTGGTGACGACCGTCAACACGATGGTCGATCAGCTGTCCAACTTCGCCGACGAGGTGACCCGGGTCGCCCGTGAGGTGGGTACGGAGGGCATCCTCGGCGGCCAGGCGAGGGTCCGGGGCGTGACCGGGATCTGGAAGGACCTCAGCGACAACGTCAACACCATGGCCAACAATCTGACGAGCCAGGTGCGCAACATCTCCCGTGTCTCGTCCGCCGTCGCCCACGGGGACCTGACCAAGAAGGTGACGGTGGAGGCGCGCGGCGAGATCGCGGAGCTGGCCGACACCGTCAACACGATGGTGACCACGCTGTCGTCCTTCGCCGACGAGGTCACCCGGGTCGCGCGCGAGGTGGGTACGGAAGGCGAACTGGGCGGCCAGGCCAGGGTGCCCGGTGTCTCCGGTACGTGGAAGGACCTCACCGAGTCGGTGAACTCGATGGCGTCGAACCTGACCGGTCAGGTGCGCCAGATCGCCACGGTCACCACGGCCATCGCCAAGGGTGATCTCACCAAGAAGATCGACATCGACGCCCGGGGCGAGATCCTGGAGCTGAAGAACACGATCAACACGATGGTCGACCAGCTCTCCTCCTTCGCCGACCAGGTCACCAGGGTGGCCCGCGAGGTGGGTACGGACGGCCAGCTCGGCGGCCAGGCGCGGGTGCGGGACGTCGACGGTACGTGGCGCGATCTCACCGAGTCGGTGAACGAGATGGCCGGGAACCTGACCCGTCAGGTACGGGCGATCGCGGCCGTCGCCACGGCCGTGACCCGGGGCGATCTGAACCTCAAGATCGATGTCGACGCGGCGGGCGAGATCCAGGTCCTCCAGGACAACATCAATACGATGATCGCCAATCTCCGGGACACCACCCTCGCCAACGAGGAGCAGGACTGGCTGAAGGGCAACCTCGCCCGGATCTCCGGGCTGATGCAGGGCCGGCGCGATCTGGAGGACGTGGCGTCGCTCATCATGAGCGAGCTGACCCCGGTGGTCTCCGCGCAGCACGGCGCGTTCTTCCTGGCCATGCAGACCGGCACGGTGCCCCAGGTCGGTACGGACGTGGGCCGGGACGGTTCGTACGAGCTGTGCATGCGCGGCAGTTACGGCTACTCGGCGGGCTCGATGCCGACTTCCTTCCGGCCCGGCGAGACGCTGATCGGCACGGCGGCCGAGGAGAAGCGCACCATCCAGGTCAATGTGCCGCCGGGGTACCTGAAGATCTCGTCCGGGCTCGGGGAGGCGTCACCGGCGCATGTGATCGTGCTTCCGGTGCTCTTCGAGGGGAAGGTCCTCGGGGTGATCGAGCTGGCCTCGTTCCAGCCGTTCACCCAGATCCAGCGGGACTTCCTCAACCAGATCGCCGAGATGATCGCGACGAGCGTCAACACCATCAGCGTCAACTCGAAGACCGAGGTGCTGCTGAAGCAGTCGCAGGAGCTGACCGAGCAGCTGCGGGAGCGCTCCGCGGAGCTGGAGAACCGGCAGAAGGCCCTTCAGGAGTCCAACGCGGAGCTGGAGGAGAAGGCCGAACTGCTGGCGCGGCAGAACCGCGACATCGAGGTGAAGAACACCGAGATCGAGGAGGCCCGGCAGGTGCTGGAGGAGCGGGCCGAGCAGCTCGCCGTCTCCATGCGCTACAAGTCCGAGTTCCTGGCGAACATGTCGCACGAGCTGCGCACCCCGCTCAACTCGCTGCTCATCCTGGCGAAGCTGCTCGCGGACAACGCGGAGTCGAACCTCTCCCCGAAGCAGGTCGAGTTCGCCGAGACGATCCATGGCGCCGGGTCCGACCTGCTCCAGCTGATCAACGACATCCTCGATCTGTCGAAGGTCGAGGCGGGCAAGATGGATGTCAGCCCGACCCGTATCGCGCTGGTCCAGCTCGTCGACTACGTGGAGGCCACGTTCCGGCCGCTCACGGCGGAGAAGGGGCTCGACTTCTCCGTACGGGTGTCGCCGGAGCTGCCCGCGACCCTGCACACGGACGAGCAGCGGCTGCTCCAGGTGCTGCGCAATCTGCTGTCCAACGCGGTCAAGTTCACCGACGGCGGCGCGGTGGAGCTGGTGATCCGGCCGGCCGCCGCCGATGTGCCCGACGCCATCAGGGAGCAGCTGCTGGAGGCGGGGTCGCTGCGGGATGCGGACGGCGATCTGATCGCGTTCTCGGTGACGGACACGGGGATCGGGATCGCGGCGAGCAAGATGCGGGTGATCTTCGAGGCGTTCAAGCAGGCGGACGGTACGACCAGCCGCAAGTACGGCGGCACCGGGCTCGGGCTGTCCATCAGCCGGGAGATCGCGCGGCTGCTCGGCGGTGAGATCCACGCGGCGAGCGAGCCGGGGCGCGGTTCGACGTTCACGCTGTATCTGCCGCTCCACCCGAGCGAACTGCCGCCGCAGGGTTACCGGCAGCTGACCCCTCCGGGGATGCGGGCCCAGGTGCGGCCGGTGGACGAGAGCGCGGCGGAGCCGGCCGGGCAGACGCGCGGCGAGGTATCGGCGCCCGCGGAGCTGCCGGGGCCCGCGGCGCTGTTCAGGCGCCGCCGCAAGGCCCCGGGAGCCGGGCTGGGGGAGCGGGGCCCGATGGCGCCCGGCCAGGGCTCTCAGACGGCCGAGGAGGCTTCCGGCGGTGGCGTGTACGCGGCCGGTGCCGGCGGCGAGCAGCCGTGGACGGCGGGGGCGGCCGCGACGGGGCGTCAGGAGGCTTACGGGGAGCCGCGGCAGGAGACGTACCGGGAGAGCCGTACGTTCTCCTTCAACGGCGAGAAGGTGCTGATCGTCGACGACGACATCCGTAACGTCTTCGCCCTCACCAGCGTGCTGGAACAGCACGGGCTGTCGGTGCTGTACGCGGAGAACGGCCGTGAGGGCATCGAAGTCCTGGAGCAGAACGACCATGTGACGGTCGTTCTGATGGACATCATGATGCCGGAGATGGACGGATACGCGACGACGACGGCGATCCGCAGGATGCCGCAGTTCGCCGGGCTGCCCATCATCGCGCTCACCGCCAAGGCGATGAAGGGCGACCGGGAGAAGGCCCTCGACGCCGGCGCCTCCGACTATGTGACGAAGCCGGTCGATCCCGATCATCTGCTGTCGGTGATGGAGGGGTGGATGCGGGGAGAGTGA
- a CDS encoding helix-turn-helix domain-containing protein, producing MGRALQHARIAARLTVDEISGSTRVRVPIVHAIEQDDFTRSGGDVYARGHIRMLARAVGLDPAPLIDQFDAERGGRPAPTPAAPMFEAERIRPERRRPNWTAAMVAAIVAVVGFVGFTAFNGGDAGTKEKPVAEGPKPDRTSTRPTPPKTADPKPEPSDSAIAAAPRDKVTVKLSAIDDKSWISAKAHNGKLLFDGLLLKGDSKTFQDDEQIDLILGNAGAIELYVNGKKVEDEFQPGQVERLSYTQGDPEAG from the coding sequence ATCGGCCGGGCGCTTCAGCACGCGCGGATCGCCGCGCGTCTCACCGTCGACGAGATCAGCGGCTCCACCCGGGTGCGCGTCCCCATCGTGCACGCGATCGAACAGGACGACTTCACGCGCTCCGGCGGTGATGTCTACGCCCGCGGCCACATCCGTATGCTCGCCCGCGCGGTCGGGCTTGATCCCGCGCCCCTCATCGATCAGTTCGACGCCGAGCGCGGCGGGCGTCCCGCGCCGACGCCCGCGGCGCCGATGTTCGAGGCGGAACGGATTCGGCCGGAGCGGCGCCGGCCCAACTGGACCGCCGCGATGGTCGCGGCGATCGTCGCCGTGGTGGGCTTCGTCGGCTTCACCGCGTTCAACGGCGGGGACGCCGGGACCAAGGAGAAGCCGGTCGCCGAGGGCCCCAAGCCCGACCGGACCAGCACCCGGCCGACCCCGCCGAAAACGGCCGACCCCAAGCCCGAGCCGTCGGACAGCGCCATCGCGGCGGCCCCGCGCGACAAGGTCACGGTCAAGCTGTCGGCCATAGACGACAAGAGCTGGATCTCCGCGAAGGCGCACAACGGCAAACTGCTGTTCGACGGACTTCTCCTCAAGGGCGATTCGAAGACCTTTCAGGACGACGAACAGATCGATCTGATCCTCGGGAACGCGGGCGCGATCGAGCTGTATGTGAACGGCAAGAAGGTCGAGGACGAGTTCCAGCCCGGCCAGGTCGAGCGGCTCTCGTACACACAGGGCGATCCCGAAGCGGGCTGA